A genomic window from Vitis riparia cultivar Riparia Gloire de Montpellier isolate 1030 chromosome 16, EGFV_Vit.rip_1.0, whole genome shotgun sequence includes:
- the LOC117932898 gene encoding uncharacterized protein LOC117932898 → MAASLASVPISGGSHLKAHELWSTKPNSFGKTPRLTIQRKSNRNVRKLSVCAEHNGGNKGGGGDFVAGFLLGGAVFGTLAYVFAPQIRRSLLNEDEYGFRRAKRPMYYDEGLEKTRQTLNAKISQLNSAIDNVSSRLRGGNSSPSVPIETDPEVEATM, encoded by the exons ATGGCGGCTTCTTTGGCTTCCGTTCCAATCTCAG GTGGATCTCATTTGAAGGCACATGAACTTTGGTCCACAAAGCCCAATTCATTTGGGAAAACACCAAGGCTGACAATTCAAAGGAAATCGAACAGAAATGTCCGCAAGTTATCTGTTTGTGCAGAGCACAA TGGTGGTAATAAAGGTGGAGGTGGTGATTTTGTTGCTGGTTTCCTTCTCGGAGGTGCAGTGTTTGGAACTTTAGCATATGTGTTTGCTCCACAG ATTAGAAGATCCCTGCTGAATGAAGATGAATATGGGTTTCGAAGAGCAAAACGACCAATGTATTATGATGAAGGCTTAGAG AAGACCAGGCAGACATTAAATGCAAAAATAAGCCAACTCAATTCTGCCATTGACAATGTATCTTCACGCTTGAGAGGCGGTAATAGTTCACCTTCAGTACCTATTGAAACTGATCCCGAAGTCGAAGCTACAATGTGA
- the LOC117933887 gene encoding uncharacterized protein At1g28695-like: MDFQKNHAANFAILCLLFLGLLYVFVWTPSLDKPFFPFQNYQCRSSTSKMMESGDSHTNELERALSKASMADKTVILAMINKAYVDGDKTMLDLFLDGFWLGEGTRGLLDHLLLVAVDQTSLERCKFLHLHCYKLETEGVDFSGEKMYLSEDFMKMMWRRTLFLGEVLKKGYNFVFTDIDIMWLRNPFPRLTLNQSVDLQISTDDFNGDEWSESNHINTGFYMIKSNNKTIQLFGMWYAQRNNSNGLKEQDVLDGMQKDGVFRDLGVKARFLDSLYFSGFCKESKDFKVVTTVHATCCRSIHAKVADLTVVLHDWLRFKNSPTNEASTFQWSSHIACMRSW; this comes from the exons ATGGATTTCCAGAAAAATCATGCTGCCAATTTTGCCATCTTGTGTCTCCTGTTCCTTGGTTTACTCTATGTTTTCGTGTGGACGCCGTCTCTCGACAAGCCTTTCTTCCCATTCCAGAACTATCAGTGTAGATCCTCCACCTCGAAGATGATG GAGTCTGGGGACAGCCATACAAATGAGCTAGAAAGAGCTTTATCAAAAGCTTCCATGGCGGACAAGACTGTAATACTCGCAATGATAAATAAGGCCTACGTTGATGGGGACAAGACGATGCTAGATCTTTTCTTAGACGGTTTTTGGCTAGGCGAGGGCACACGAGGCTTGCTCGATCACCTCCTATTGGTTGCTGTGGATCAAACATCGCTCGAACGATGCAAGTTCCTTCATCTTCATTGCTATAAACTTGAAACCGAAGGCGTGGATTTCAGTGGAGAGAAGATGTATTTGTCTGAGGATTTCATGAAGATGATGTGGAGAAGAACCTTGTTTCTTGGCGAAGTACTCAAGAAAGGCTACAACTTCGTCTTTACG GACATTGACATAATGTGGTTAAGGAACCCATTCCCGAGGTTAACCCTAAACCAAAGCGTCGATCTCCAAATTAGCACTGATGACTTCAACGGTGACGAATGGTCAGAATCTAACCACATCAACACCGGCTTCTACATGATCAAATCCAACAATAAGACCATCCAATTGTTTGGGATGTGGTATGCTCAGAGGAACAACTCTAATGGTCTGAAAGAACAAGATGTTTTGGATGGAATGCAGAAAGATGGTGTGTTTAGGGACTTGGGAGTGAAAGCCAGGTTTTTGGATTCCCTCTATTTTAGTGGCTTCTGCAAAGAGAGTAAGGACTTTAAAGTTGTGACCACTGTTCATGCCACGTGTTGTCGAAGCATTCATGCCAAGGTGGCAGATCTGACGGTGGTGCTTCATGATTGGCTAAGGTTCAAGAACTCTCCCACCAATGAGGCTTCGACATTTCAATGGTCGAGCCATATTGCATGTATGCGTTCTTGGTGA